In the genome of Pseudomonas putida, one region contains:
- a CDS encoding metallophosphoesterase, producing the protein MLDPARSFDIIGDVHGCALTLERLLDAMGYKRQGGVWRHPRRQALFLGDIVDRGPRIREALHIVHDMVEAGQAFCIMGNHEYNALAWVTPALPDSGKTYVREHTPRHARLIDETLTQFAHHPGDWHDFLQWFYELPLFVDAGRFRLVHACWDPGLIAPLRREYPNGCIDEHFIQASAVSGSFASTVCNRLLRGTDMRLPDGLTLTGGDGLTRAFFRTKFWEEDPQTYGDIVFQPDALPEDVARTPLSHSQKNALLRYAEDEPLLFVGHYWRSGRPAPIRDNLACLDYSAVLYGKLAAYRLDDETRIDPHKFVWVDVERPQASQ; encoded by the coding sequence ATGCTCGATCCGGCACGCAGTTTCGACATCATCGGCGATGTACACGGTTGTGCCCTGACCCTGGAACGCCTGCTCGATGCCATGGGCTACAAGCGCCAGGGCGGGGTGTGGCGTCACCCTCGGCGCCAGGCGCTGTTCCTCGGCGACATCGTCGACCGTGGCCCGCGCATCCGCGAGGCCCTGCACATCGTCCACGACATGGTCGAGGCCGGTCAGGCCTTCTGCATCATGGGCAACCACGAGTACAACGCCCTGGCCTGGGTCACCCCGGCACTGCCGGACAGCGGCAAGACCTACGTCCGCGAGCACACCCCGCGCCACGCGCGGCTGATCGACGAGACCTTGACCCAGTTCGCCCATCATCCGGGGGACTGGCACGATTTCCTGCAATGGTTCTACGAGCTGCCGCTCTTCGTCGATGCCGGGCGCTTCCGTCTGGTCCACGCCTGCTGGGATCCGGGGTTGATCGCGCCGCTGCGCCGCGAGTACCCGAATGGGTGCATCGACGAACATTTCATCCAGGCTTCGGCGGTCTCCGGCAGCTTTGCGTCCACGGTGTGCAACCGCCTGCTGCGCGGCACCGACATGCGCTTGCCGGACGGGCTGACCCTGACCGGCGGCGATGGCCTGACCCGCGCGTTCTTCCGTACCAAGTTCTGGGAGGAAGACCCCCAAACCTATGGAGACATCGTGTTCCAGCCCGACGCCCTGCCCGAGGACGTGGCCCGCACGCCCCTGAGCCACAGCCAGAAGAACGCCCTGCTGCGGTACGCCGAAGACGAGCCGTTGCTGTTCGTCGGCCATTACTGGCGCAGCGGCCGCCCGGCCCCGATCCGCGACAACCTGGCCTGCCTGGACTACAGCGCCGTGCTCTACGGCAAACTGGCGGCCTACCGCCTGGATGATGAAACCCGCATCGACCCCCACAAATTCGTCTGGGTCGATGTCGAACGCCCGCAGGCCAGCCAATGA
- a CDS encoding 1-aminocyclopropane-1-carboxylate deaminase/D-cysteine desulfhydrase, whose amino-acid sequence MSNAFADLPQAPLQPLSLPWLERAGVQVAVLRLDLIDPLISGNKGFKLRHHLRDAHAMGAPGLISLGGNHSNHLHALAAAGKRFGFATAGLLRGHPQDTPTVRDLQAFGMALHWLGYGGYRERHQAGFWAPWQARYPGWYCIPEGGGGLAGAEGCRLIVEQARAQLPALGWADYHGWWLAVGTGTTLAGLVMAEQGLREVHGALAVPPGHGVEENLSTLVQGGHELHDACRGGFARIDDELLAFIDQSERESGLPLEAVYTGKALLALRDQVVAGRFAPGTRLIFLHTGGLQGRRGYL is encoded by the coding sequence ATGTCTAACGCCTTTGCTGACCTTCCCCAAGCACCTTTGCAGCCCTTGTCCTTGCCCTGGCTCGAGCGGGCTGGTGTCCAGGTCGCGGTGCTGCGTCTGGACCTGATCGACCCGCTGATCAGCGGCAACAAAGGGTTCAAGCTTCGCCACCACCTGCGCGACGCCCATGCCATGGGCGCCCCTGGGCTGATCAGTCTGGGCGGCAATCACTCCAATCACCTTCACGCCCTGGCGGCGGCGGGCAAGCGCTTTGGCTTTGCCACGGCTGGCCTGCTGCGTGGGCATCCGCAGGACACCCCCACGGTTCGTGACCTGCAGGCCTTTGGCATGGCGCTGCACTGGTTGGGTTACGGCGGCTATCGCGAGCGTCACCAGGCAGGTTTCTGGGCGCCCTGGCAGGCGCGCTATCCCGGGTGGTACTGCATTCCCGAAGGCGGCGGCGGGCTGGCGGGTGCCGAGGGGTGTCGACTGATCGTCGAGCAGGCGAGGGCGCAGTTACCGGCGCTCGGCTGGGCGGATTACCACGGTTGGTGGCTGGCGGTGGGGACCGGCACCACGCTGGCGGGCCTGGTGATGGCAGAGCAAGGGCTTCGTGAGGTGCATGGGGCTCTGGCGGTACCCCCCGGGCATGGCGTCGAAGAAAACCTCTCGACCCTGGTGCAGGGCGGCCACGAACTGCATGACGCGTGCCGTGGTGGATTCGCCCGCATCGATGACGAACTGCTGGCGTTCATCGACCAGAGTGAGCGCGAAAGCGGCCTGCCGCTGGAGGCGGTGTACACCGGCAAGGCCTTGCTGGCCCTGCGTGATCAGGTCGTGGCCGGGCGTTTCGCACCCGGCACACGCCTGATCTTCCTGCACACCGGAGGGCTGCAGGGGCGTCGCGGTTACTTGTAG
- a CDS encoding NADPH-dependent 2,4-dienoyl-CoA reductase, translating into MAATPYPHLLAPLDLGFTTLRNRTLMGSMHTGLEERPGGFERMAAYFAERARGGVGLMVTGGIAPNDEGGVYSGAAKLSTEEEADKHRIVTEAVHAAGGKICLQILHAGRYAYSPRQVAPSAIQAPINPFKPKELDEQGIEKQIADFVNCATLAQRAGYDGVEIMGSEGYFINQFLAAHTNQRTDRWGGSYENRMRLAVEIVRRVRAAVGSDFIIIFRLSMLDLVEGGSTWDEIVQLAKAIEKAGATLINTGIGWHEARIPTIATKVPRAAFTKVTAKLRGAVSIPLITTNRINTPEVAEAVLAEGDADMVSMARPFLADPDFVNKAAAGHSEEINTCIGCNQACLDHTFAGKLTSCLVNPRACHETELNYLPVTQIKRIAVVGAGPAGLAAATVAAERGHQVTLFDSASEIGGQFNVAKRVPGKEEFHETLRYFRNKLARTGVELRLNTRVGVDELVAGGFDEIILATGISPRTPAIPGIEHAKVLSYLDVLLERKPVGKRVAVIGAGGIGFDVSEFLVHEGVATSQDREAFWKEWGIDTHLEARGGVAGIKAEPHAPARQVYLLQRKKTKVGDGLGKTTGWIHRTGLKNKHVQMLNSVEYLAIDNDGLHVRIGEGEPQVLAVDNIVICAGQEPLRELQDGLVAAGQSVHLIGGADVAAELDAKRAINQGSRLAAQL; encoded by the coding sequence ATGGCCGCCACTCCATACCCGCACCTGCTGGCTCCGCTCGACCTGGGCTTTACCACTTTGCGCAATCGAACGCTGATGGGCTCGATGCACACCGGCCTCGAGGAGCGCCCGGGCGGTTTCGAGCGCATGGCTGCCTATTTTGCCGAGCGCGCCCGGGGTGGCGTCGGCCTGATGGTCACCGGCGGCATTGCACCGAATGACGAAGGCGGGGTGTATTCCGGCGCAGCGAAGCTCAGCACCGAGGAGGAGGCCGACAAGCATCGTATCGTCACCGAGGCGGTGCATGCCGCGGGGGGCAAGATCTGTCTGCAGATCCTCCACGCTGGGCGATACGCCTACAGCCCTCGTCAGGTCGCACCCAGTGCCATCCAGGCGCCAATCAACCCATTCAAGCCCAAGGAGCTCGACGAGCAGGGCATCGAGAAGCAGATCGCTGACTTCGTCAACTGCGCAACCCTCGCCCAGCGCGCCGGCTACGATGGCGTGGAGATCATGGGCTCGGAAGGCTACTTCATCAATCAGTTCCTCGCCGCGCACACCAATCAGCGTACCGACCGCTGGGGCGGCAGCTACGAGAACCGTATGCGCCTGGCGGTGGAGATCGTGCGCCGGGTGCGCGCGGCGGTGGGGAGCGACTTCATCATCATCTTCCGCCTGTCGATGCTCGACCTGGTGGAAGGCGGCAGTACCTGGGACGAGATCGTGCAGTTGGCCAAGGCCATCGAAAAGGCTGGGGCTACCCTGATCAACACGGGTATCGGCTGGCACGAGGCGCGCATCCCGACCATCGCCACCAAGGTGCCGCGTGCCGCCTTCACCAAAGTGACCGCCAAGCTGCGCGGCGCAGTGAGCATTCCGCTGATCACCACCAACCGCATCAACACGCCGGAAGTGGCCGAGGCTGTGCTGGCTGAGGGTGATGCCGACATGGTGTCCATGGCTCGCCCGTTCCTGGCCGACCCGGATTTCGTCAACAAGGCCGCCGCAGGCCACAGTGAAGAGATCAACACCTGCATCGGCTGCAACCAGGCCTGCCTGGACCACACCTTCGCTGGCAAGCTCACCAGTTGCCTGGTCAACCCGCGCGCCTGCCACGAGACTGAGCTCAACTACCTGCCGGTCACCCAGATCAAGCGGATCGCGGTGGTAGGCGCAGGCCCCGCAGGCCTGGCCGCAGCCACCGTGGCCGCCGAGCGAGGCCACCAGGTCACGCTGTTCGACAGCGCCAGCGAGATCGGCGGGCAGTTCAATGTCGCCAAGCGTGTCCCGGGCAAGGAAGAGTTCCATGAAACCCTGCGTTATTTCCGTAACAAGCTGGCGCGCACCGGTGTCGAGCTGCGCCTCAATACCCGGGTCGGGGTCGATGAACTGGTGGCGGGCGGTTTCGACGAGATCATCCTCGCCACAGGCATCAGCCCCCGTACCCCGGCGATTCCGGGTATCGAGCATGCCAAGGTGCTGAGCTACCTGGACGTGCTGCTCGAACGCAAGCCGGTCGGCAAGCGTGTGGCGGTGATCGGTGCGGGCGGTATCGGTTTCGATGTGTCCGAGTTCCTGGTGCATGAGGGCGTTGCCACTAGCCAGGACCGCGAGGCGTTCTGGAAGGAGTGGGGTATCGATACCCATCTGGAGGCCAGAGGTGGTGTGGCTGGCATCAAGGCAGAACCGCATGCGCCAGCGCGGCAGGTGTACCTGTTGCAGCGCAAGAAGACCAAGGTCGGCGATGGCCTGGGCAAGACCACGGGCTGGATCCACCGCACGGGCCTGAAGAACAAGCATGTGCAGATGCTCAACAGCGTGGAATACCTGGCCATCGACAATGACGGCTTGCATGTGCGTATCGGCGAGGGCGAGCCGCAGGTGTTGGCGGTGGACAATATCGTCATCTGTGCAGGGCAGGAGCCGCTACGTGAGTTGCAAGACGGGCTGGTCGCGGCAGGGCAATCGGTGCACCTGATCGGTGGGGCGGACGTTGCGGCGGAACTCGATGCCAAGCGGGCGATCAACCAGGGGTCGAGGTTGGCTGCCCAGTTGTGA
- a CDS encoding DUF1853 family protein — protein MGETTRQRQTGYARWMTPFAHLHELPRQLRQPAVRDLAWVLVSAPMLHQPPAPQRHPLTASDWAHDPQRLHDWLLALDHDPRPLRDWLARITSRRLGLYYEGLWQFALGQAPGIELLAANLAIREAGHTLGELDILLRDRDGVHHLELAIKLYLGPPDGDGHAPAHWLGPGCHDRLDLKLAHLAGHQLPLSTRPQSRAILTGLGVTQVQAHLWLGGYLFYPWPGHAEPPAGAHPQHLHGRWLHRRHWQDYQRACPNGRWQALPRHAWLAPTRVEPEDCWSPGQFQAWLQALDSTAPAQLLVRLEEADHGAWEETERVFLAADNWPQLPP, from the coding sequence ATGGGCGAAACGACCCGCCAGCGGCAAACCGGCTATGCTCGCTGGATGACGCCCTTCGCCCACCTGCACGAACTCCCCCGCCAACTGCGCCAGCCTGCGGTACGCGACCTGGCCTGGGTGCTGGTGTCCGCCCCCATGCTGCACCAGCCACCCGCGCCCCAGCGCCACCCGCTGACCGCCAGCGACTGGGCGCACGACCCACAGCGCCTGCACGACTGGCTGCTGGCGTTGGACCATGACCCCCGCCCCCTGCGCGACTGGCTCGCGCGCATCACCAGTCGCCGCCTGGGTCTGTACTACGAAGGCCTCTGGCAATTTGCCCTGGGCCAGGCGCCTGGGATCGAGTTGCTGGCGGCCAACCTGGCGATCCGCGAAGCCGGCCATACCCTGGGGGAATTGGACATCCTCCTTCGAGACCGGGACGGCGTGCACCACCTGGAGCTGGCCATCAAGCTCTATCTCGGCCCACCCGATGGCGACGGCCACGCCCCGGCACACTGGCTGGGCCCCGGGTGTCACGACCGCCTGGACCTCAAGCTGGCACACCTGGCGGGCCACCAACTGCCCCTCTCCACACGTCCACAGAGCCGTGCAATCCTGACGGGCCTGGGCGTGACGCAGGTTCAGGCGCATCTGTGGCTCGGCGGCTATTTGTTCTATCCCTGGCCTGGACATGCCGAACCGCCGGCAGGCGCCCATCCGCAGCACCTGCACGGGCGATGGCTGCATCGCCGCCACTGGCAGGACTACCAGCGGGCTTGTCCCAACGGCCGCTGGCAAGCCCTGCCCCGCCACGCCTGGCTGGCGCCGACACGGGTCGAGCCTGAGGACTGCTGGTCGCCCGGCCAGTTCCAAGCCTGGCTTCAGGCGCTGGACAGCACTGCGCCCGCGCAGTTGCTGGTCAGGCTGGAGGAAGCCGACCACGGGGCATGGGAAGAAACTGAGCGCGTGTTCCTGGCGGCGGACAACTGGCCGCAACTGCCTCCCTGA
- a CDS encoding cytochrome b, with protein sequence MASPTSTTHYARLSIALHWLMLVLLAAVYATIELRGLFPKGSAERDLMKELHFMLGLTVFVLVWLRLAMRLSRPTPPIVPKPPAWQTGLSHLVHLLLYVMMIGLPIAGWIILSAADKPIPFYGLDLPALVAPDLDLAKFVKGWHERVGSWGYWLIGLHALAGLYHHYVRRDDTLLRMLPYK encoded by the coding sequence ATGGCTTCACCCACATCCACGACGCATTACGCGCGTCTGTCCATCGCCTTGCACTGGCTGATGCTGGTGCTGTTGGCTGCGGTCTACGCCACCATCGAGCTGCGCGGCCTGTTTCCCAAAGGCAGCGCCGAGCGCGACCTGATGAAAGAGCTGCATTTCATGCTCGGCCTGACAGTGTTCGTGCTGGTCTGGCTGCGCCTGGCCATGCGTCTGAGCCGCCCGACCCCACCGATCGTGCCCAAGCCTCCGGCCTGGCAAACGGGCCTGTCGCACCTGGTGCATCTGCTGCTGTACGTGATGATGATCGGTCTGCCAATCGCCGGCTGGATCATCCTCAGCGCCGCGGACAAGCCGATCCCGTTCTATGGCCTCGACCTGCCTGCACTGGTCGCGCCCGATCTGGACCTGGCCAAGTTCGTCAAAGGCTGGCATGAGCGAGTCGGCAGCTGGGGCTACTGGTTGATCGGTCTGCACGCCTTGGCCGGCCTCTATCACCACTATGTGCGCCGCGACGACACACTGCTGCGCATGCTGCCCTACAAGTAA
- a CDS encoding carbon-nitrogen hydrolase family protein — MRKLLAGALALVMIAALCGYGFWTMQRPEGHYLSDLRIELALNQGIPGEHGNLLGIEPVLYPGDYQNLQRLHRKLSAYLEQARAQGLVGPRTVVVLPEHIGTWLWARGEKNELYQVTQRHEAWQWLEVSNPLRYGLAMLTATGDDRRSDAHLRMKAEQMASDYQQLFGGLAKEFGVTLVAGSIVLPAPYLDHGVLRPGSGPLFNSSLVFGGDGSVLGQPQRQQYPDSEVRRYVHHGRKFPLQVIQTPAGRLGVLVGSDSWYPENYRQLAQQSVDMIANPVFLSGKDTWNTPWRGNRHQDATAELPLRRGEVSEQTAWQQLTLTANSTTPSLSVFLRGQFWEQGSDGQGFANQAGTHLAGSPSKGARLLNLWL, encoded by the coding sequence ATGCGAAAACTCCTGGCAGGCGCTCTGGCGCTGGTGATGATCGCCGCCCTCTGCGGCTATGGCTTCTGGACGATGCAGCGCCCGGAAGGCCACTACCTTTCCGATTTGCGTATCGAACTGGCGCTCAACCAGGGTATACCGGGTGAACACGGCAACCTGCTGGGTATCGAACCTGTGCTCTACCCAGGCGATTACCAGAACCTGCAACGCCTGCACCGCAAGCTTTCAGCCTACCTGGAGCAGGCCCGCGCCCAAGGCCTGGTCGGCCCGCGTACGGTAGTGGTGCTGCCGGAGCACATCGGCACCTGGCTCTGGGCCCGTGGTGAAAAAAACGAGTTGTACCAGGTCACCCAGCGCCACGAGGCCTGGCAGTGGCTGGAGGTAAGCAACCCACTGCGCTATGGCCTGGCCATGCTCACCGCCACGGGTGACGATCGCCGCTCCGACGCCCACCTGCGGATGAAAGCCGAACAGATGGCCAGCGACTACCAGCAACTGTTCGGTGGACTGGCCAAGGAGTTCGGCGTGACGCTGGTGGCCGGCTCCATCGTCCTGCCCGCGCCCTACCTGGACCACGGCGTACTGCGCCCTGGCAGCGGCCCGTTGTTCAACAGCAGCCTGGTGTTCGGCGGCGACGGCTCGGTACTGGGCCAACCCCAACGGCAGCAGTATCCAGACAGCGAAGTGCGTCGCTATGTCCACCATGGCCGCAAGTTCCCTCTGCAGGTCATCCAGACCCCGGCTGGCCGCCTGGGCGTGCTGGTGGGCAGCGACAGCTGGTATCCGGAAAACTACCGCCAACTGGCGCAGCAATCGGTGGATATGATCGCCAACCCTGTTTTCCTCAGCGGCAAGGACACCTGGAACACGCCTTGGCGTGGCAACCGCCACCAGGACGCGACGGCCGAATTGCCACTGCGGCGTGGCGAAGTCAGCGAACAGACGGCCTGGCAGCAGCTGACCCTGACAGCCAACAGCACCACCCCCAGCCTGAGCGTTTTCCTGCGCGGCCAGTTCTGGGAACAAGGCAGCGATGGCCAGGGCTTTGCCAATCAGGCAGGTACGCACCTGGCCGGCAGCCCCAGCAAGGGCGCTCGCCTGCTCAATCTCTGGTTGTAA
- a CDS encoding NAD(+) kinase: MEQFRNIGIIGRLGSSQVLDTIRRLKRFLIERHLHVILEDTIAEVLPGHGLQTSTRKLLGEVCDLVIVVGGDGSLLGAARALARHNIPVLGINRGNLGFLTDIRPDELETKVAEVLDGHYLVENRFLLQAEVRRHNEAIGQGDALNDVVLHPGKSTRMIEFEIYIDGQFVCSQKADGLIIATPTGSTAYALSAGGPIMHPKLDAIVIVPMYPHTLSGRPIVVDGNSELKIVVSQDLQIYPQVSCDGQNHFTCAPGDTITVSKKPQKLRLIHPLDHNYYEVCRTKLGWGSRLGSGGD, encoded by the coding sequence ATGGAGCAATTTCGCAATATCGGTATCATCGGTCGCCTTGGCAGCTCCCAGGTGCTCGATACCATTCGCCGACTGAAAAGATTCCTGATCGAGCGCCACCTGCACGTGATCCTCGAGGACACCATTGCCGAGGTACTGCCCGGGCATGGCCTGCAGACTTCTACGCGCAAGCTGCTGGGCGAGGTCTGTGACCTGGTCATCGTGGTCGGTGGTGACGGCAGCCTGCTCGGCGCCGCCCGTGCGCTGGCTCGGCACAACATCCCGGTGCTGGGCATCAACCGCGGCAACCTGGGCTTTCTCACCGATATCCGCCCTGACGAGCTGGAGACCAAGGTCGCCGAGGTGCTCGATGGCCATTACCTGGTCGAGAACCGCTTCCTGCTGCAGGCCGAGGTCCGCCGCCACAACGAGGCCATTGGCCAAGGCGATGCGCTCAACGACGTGGTGCTGCACCCCGGCAAGTCGACACGGATGATCGAGTTCGAGATCTACATCGATGGCCAGTTCGTCTGCAGCCAGAAGGCCGACGGCCTGATCATCGCCACCCCCACCGGCTCCACCGCCTATGCGCTCTCCGCGGGCGGGCCGATCATGCACCCCAAGCTCGACGCCATCGTCATCGTGCCGATGTACCCGCACACCTTGTCCGGGCGGCCGATCGTGGTGGATGGCAACAGTGAGCTCAAGATCGTCGTCTCCCAGGACCTGCAGATCTACCCGCAGGTCTCCTGCGACGGCCAGAACCACTTCACCTGTGCTCCCGGCGACACCATCACCGTGAGCAAGAAACCGCAGAAACTGCGCCTGATCCATCCGCTGGACCATAACTACTACGAGGTGTGCCGCACCAAACTCGGCTGGGGCAGCCGTCTGGGGAGTGGAGGCGACTGA